A DNA window from Porphyromonas gingivalis ATCC 33277 contains the following coding sequences:
- a CDS encoding NAD-dependent deacylase — MNKKRLVVLSGAGMSAESGISTFRDADGLWENYPVEDVASIDGFRRNPALVLKFYNARRRDYAGCKPNAGHIGLAEMEKEYDVRIITQNVDDLHERAGSTRVIHLHGELMKNRSVATDSVLYPVDPTNPDLHVGDLAPDGCQLRPFIVWFGEAVPMIEPAIEEVTQADILVVIGTSLNVYPAAGLLNYAPRNCPIYLIDPKPVRSTSRQDIRYIHAPATEGVRMLRQELRDIDR, encoded by the coding sequence ATGAATAAGAAAAGACTCGTCGTCTTGAGTGGCGCAGGCATGAGTGCCGAAAGCGGCATATCGACTTTTCGTGATGCCGACGGATTGTGGGAGAATTATCCTGTCGAGGATGTGGCCTCTATCGATGGGTTTAGGCGCAATCCTGCCCTCGTTCTCAAGTTCTACAATGCACGCCGACGCGACTATGCCGGATGCAAACCGAATGCAGGCCATATTGGTTTGGCGGAAATGGAGAAGGAGTATGATGTAAGAATCATCACGCAGAATGTGGATGATCTGCACGAGAGAGCAGGCAGCACACGCGTCATTCATCTGCACGGAGAGTTGATGAAGAACAGATCTGTGGCCACAGACAGTGTGCTCTATCCCGTAGACCCGACCAATCCCGATCTGCATGTAGGAGATCTGGCACCCGACGGCTGTCAGCTACGGCCGTTTATTGTGTGGTTTGGAGAAGCCGTTCCGATGATAGAGCCGGCCATCGAAGAGGTAACACAGGCAGACATTCTCGTTGTCATCGGCACCTCTCTCAACGTTTATCCGGCTGCCGGACTATTGAATTATGCTCCTCGCAACTGCCCCATCTATCTGATCGATCCAAAGCCTGTGCGCAGCACCTCCCGGCAAGACATTCGGTATATCCATGCTCCTGCCACGGAAGGCGTAAGGATGTTGCGGCAAGAACTCCGTGATATAGATCGCTAA
- a CDS encoding metallophosphoesterase, translated as MKVFLEAFLLQYLLTLYIAYRGGQALPQKSLWRKGFHLLMGVVFTLYLIGFAGNRVLPDAVMSCIMSVTGFWFVMSIYAMFAMVIVEIARVVDKRFLHRFDRLSERVQARIRLGLFVLIGLSSALLVIHGLNIVRYPVVKHMDIRLDRPAIDGRQSMKVALLTDIHISETVTAGHIREMVERTLAERPDIVLIGGDMIDYHGRYARRDSITEYMRRLQDETPMGAYYVLGNHEYRADEVEKREWFRSIGHLVIDQVVTPGNAFYLIGRDDSTNVFRAPLHKLMPHVDTTKASILLDHQPHKLDSVAMTGVDLALYGHTHNGQIWPFTILTQLAFEKSWGYLRKGHTQFYISSGVGAAGPAIRVFTESEIVILNVRFASENKPVH; from the coding sequence ATGAAAGTATTTCTCGAAGCCTTTCTCCTACAATATCTCCTGACCCTCTACATCGCATACCGAGGAGGACAGGCCCTACCGCAAAAGAGCCTTTGGCGCAAAGGTTTTCACCTTCTGATGGGTGTAGTATTCACCCTGTATCTAATAGGGTTTGCCGGCAACAGGGTTTTGCCCGATGCCGTGATGAGCTGCATTATGTCTGTCACAGGCTTCTGGTTTGTCATGTCCATTTATGCCATGTTTGCCATGGTGATCGTAGAGATTGCCCGTGTCGTGGACAAGCGTTTCCTGCACAGATTCGACAGGCTGTCCGAAAGAGTGCAGGCTCGCATCCGATTGGGGCTGTTCGTTCTCATAGGTTTGTCCTCGGCTTTACTCGTGATACATGGACTGAATATCGTGCGCTATCCCGTTGTAAAGCATATGGACATTCGTCTGGACAGACCTGCCATAGATGGAAGGCAGTCCATGAAAGTAGCCCTGCTCACGGATATTCATATTAGCGAAACGGTGACGGCCGGCCATATCCGCGAGATGGTGGAGAGGACTTTGGCCGAACGTCCGGATATTGTTCTGATCGGTGGGGATATGATCGACTATCATGGCAGGTATGCTCGTCGGGACAGCATCACGGAGTATATGCGCCGCCTACAGGATGAGACTCCCATGGGGGCTTACTATGTACTGGGCAATCATGAATATAGGGCGGACGAAGTAGAGAAGCGCGAGTGGTTCCGTTCGATTGGCCATCTGGTGATCGATCAGGTTGTCACCCCGGGCAATGCATTCTATCTGATAGGACGGGACGATAGCACGAATGTATTCCGTGCTCCGCTGCACAAGCTTATGCCACATGTCGATACCACTAAGGCCTCTATCCTGCTCGATCACCAGCCGCACAAGCTCGACAGCGTGGCGATGACCGGTGTGGACTTGGCTCTGTACGGGCACACGCACAACGGACAGATCTGGCCGTTTACGATTTTGACCCAACTGGCTTTTGAAAAATCATGGGGCTATCTTCGCAAAGGGCATACGCAGTTCTATATCAGTTCAGGAGTAGGAGCGGCCGGACCGGCTATTCGTGTTTTCACGGAGAGTGAGATCGTCATTCTGAATGTTCGGTTTGCCTCCGAAAACAAACCGGTTCATTAG
- a CDS encoding acyltransferase codes for MTTKGRNTTVDVLRVLAGLMVIGIHTSGEYVLEGVAEGANFIAGLCWEAVVQPAVPIFVIISGAFVLGRNETWGDFYRKRIPRLLVLLAFWLPFYWLWLWLKGDDIGSYLAGFWQGRSFVHLWYVVMLLGLYAVVPLLNEIIRRCEADGEKAARKRLWTLSTILLLLGILSNTYDYILGYNRFFLFLWPDYLGYFLVGYTLKCHAPQRSLPALSLYGLSTISLFFASRYAFEHGEGLYFYRNLSPLIVLSAISLFAFFVSWGGCGGKLARIGKMQGDILGIYLVHIAVLNVVTKILVLTTPSLMQCAWLNIPIRVGLVFFVSWGVVRLMKRLPICRYLV; via the coding sequence ATGACTACCAAGGGGAGGAATACCACCGTCGATGTCCTGCGAGTTCTGGCAGGATTGATGGTAATCGGCATCCATACTTCGGGAGAATACGTTCTCGAAGGAGTGGCTGAGGGTGCAAACTTTATAGCCGGTCTATGCTGGGAGGCGGTCGTGCAGCCGGCCGTTCCTATATTCGTCATTATCAGCGGGGCTTTTGTCTTGGGACGCAATGAGACGTGGGGAGATTTCTATCGGAAACGAATACCGCGACTGCTGGTACTACTCGCTTTTTGGCTTCCGTTCTATTGGCTGTGGCTGTGGCTCAAGGGCGATGATATAGGTTCCTACCTTGCCGGCTTTTGGCAGGGACGCTCATTCGTTCATCTGTGGTATGTGGTGATGCTGCTGGGACTTTATGCAGTCGTTCCTCTGCTCAACGAAATAATTCGCAGGTGCGAAGCCGATGGAGAGAAGGCTGCTCGTAAACGACTTTGGACTCTCTCTACCATATTGCTACTGCTGGGGATATTGTCCAACACCTACGATTACATACTCGGTTACAACCGCTTTTTCCTTTTTCTTTGGCCGGATTATTTGGGATATTTCCTTGTGGGTTATACCCTGAAGTGCCATGCTCCGCAGCGTTCTTTACCGGCTCTTTCCTTGTACGGACTCTCTACGATTTCTCTTTTCTTCGCAAGTCGGTACGCTTTCGAGCACGGCGAAGGGCTATACTTCTACCGTAATCTCTCTCCTTTGATTGTTCTTTCTGCTATCAGTCTCTTCGCGTTCTTCGTTTCTTGGGGAGGATGTGGAGGAAAATTGGCGCGGATCGGGAAAATGCAGGGGGATATTTTAGGAATCTACTTAGTACACATCGCTGTGCTGAACGTGGTGACAAAAATACTTGTACTGACCACCCCCAGCCTGATGCAATGCGCATGGCTCAACATACCGATCCGTGTAGGATTGGTTTTCTTCGTTTCTTGGGGAGTTGTGCGGCTGATGAAGCGGTTGCCGATATGCCGCTATTTGGTGTAG
- the dnaA gene encoding chromosomal replication initiator protein DnaA, translated as MNYHSTNVNEIWDACLRILQDIVDERAYRTWFLPIIPVSIEGDTLTLQVPSQFFCEFLEGNFVEQLRTVLGRVIGPNASLQYNALVDNSSPKYPGTVTLAGCADGGQAAEQFDVNLLHRHMPNAATHSEAQDFDTQLNSRLNFRNFYQSECNYVARSVAEAIAASPGNTPMNPFFIYGASGVGKTHLCHALGLRVREMHPRLKVLYVSSHLFEMQFTTAARMGTINDFIAFYQQVDVLIIDDIQWLIGKKKTQLAFFQVFNHLYMLGKQIVLTSDKPPVDLNGMEERLVTRMAGATCVKIERPDLKLRREILQQRTLQSGVRLDESVLNFIAENVCDNVRELEGTLVSLITNSVVVGKEIDLTFAKRIVRQAVRLEKKEVTIECIQQAVSRVFQVQIEQMKSKSRKQDIVQARQVVMFLSKKHTAQSLSAIGELMGGRNHATVLHGCRCVTNEMEMNASFRSSVERAEQLIAN; from the coding sequence ATGAACTACCACTCGACCAATGTAAATGAAATATGGGACGCGTGTCTTCGCATCCTTCAGGATATTGTGGATGAGCGAGCATACCGTACATGGTTCTTGCCTATCATACCGGTATCTATTGAGGGCGATACGCTTACCTTACAAGTGCCGAGTCAGTTCTTCTGTGAGTTTTTGGAGGGCAATTTCGTAGAGCAGCTGCGTACGGTGTTGGGGCGTGTCATAGGTCCCAACGCATCATTACAGTATAATGCCCTTGTAGACAACAGTTCGCCCAAATATCCCGGTACGGTGACATTGGCCGGTTGTGCCGACGGTGGACAGGCAGCCGAACAGTTCGATGTCAATTTGCTACACAGGCACATGCCCAATGCAGCTACCCATAGCGAAGCACAGGATTTCGACACGCAGCTCAATAGCAGGCTCAATTTCCGCAACTTCTACCAGAGCGAATGCAACTATGTAGCTCGCTCAGTGGCTGAAGCCATCGCCGCCAGCCCGGGCAATACGCCGATGAATCCATTCTTTATATATGGAGCTTCCGGTGTGGGCAAGACGCACTTGTGCCATGCCTTGGGCCTTCGTGTCAGAGAGATGCACCCCCGGTTGAAAGTACTATACGTATCGAGTCATTTGTTCGAGATGCAGTTCACTACGGCAGCCCGTATGGGGACGATCAATGACTTCATCGCATTCTACCAGCAAGTGGATGTACTGATCATCGATGACATCCAATGGTTGATCGGCAAGAAGAAAACGCAATTAGCTTTCTTCCAAGTGTTCAATCATCTCTATATGCTCGGCAAACAGATAGTTTTGACGTCGGACAAACCTCCTGTAGACCTTAACGGGATGGAGGAGCGGTTGGTCACTCGTATGGCCGGTGCTACCTGTGTCAAGATAGAACGTCCGGATTTGAAGTTGCGTCGTGAGATACTCCAGCAGCGTACGCTTCAAAGCGGTGTCCGGCTGGACGAATCGGTGCTGAACTTTATCGCCGAAAATGTCTGCGACAATGTTCGTGAACTGGAAGGCACCCTCGTATCCTTGATCACAAATTCGGTGGTTGTAGGTAAGGAAATCGACCTGACCTTTGCCAAACGGATTGTCCGCCAAGCTGTCAGACTGGAGAAAAAGGAAGTCACCATCGAGTGCATCCAGCAGGCAGTCAGCAGAGTATTTCAGGTGCAGATAGAGCAGATGAAAAGCAAGAGTCGGAAGCAGGATATCGTACAGGCTCGTCAGGTGGTCATGTTCCTCTCCAAAAAACACACGGCTCAGTCCTTGTCGGCTATCGGCGAACTGATGGGAGGACGTAACCATGCCACCGTACTCCACGGCTGTCGCTGTGTGACGAACGAGATGGAGATGAATGCCTCATTCCGTTCATCGGTAGAACGAGCCGAACAGTTGATCGCCAATTGA
- a CDS encoding acyltransferase, which translates to MIHPTAIVEDGCVLGQGTRVWHFSHLMCGAEVGENCNIGQNVVIMPEVRLGRGCKVQNNVSLYSGVVCEDYVFLGPSCVFTNVINPRAFIERKSEYRPTHLHEGVSIGANATILCGITIGAYAMVGAGTVVIRDVPPYALVVGNPARRIGWVSRAGHRLSFDDKGMAVCPETGERYREVEETGTIEPVSD; encoded by the coding sequence ATGATCCATCCCACAGCGATAGTAGAAGACGGTTGTGTGCTTGGTCAGGGTACACGCGTATGGCACTTCTCTCACTTGATGTGCGGAGCCGAGGTCGGGGAGAATTGCAACATCGGGCAGAATGTCGTTATAATGCCGGAGGTACGACTGGGGCGAGGCTGTAAGGTGCAGAACAACGTTTCTCTGTATAGTGGTGTCGTATGCGAAGATTACGTATTCCTCGGACCGAGTTGTGTATTTACCAACGTGATCAATCCTCGCGCCTTTATTGAAAGAAAATCCGAATACCGCCCCACTCATTTGCACGAAGGCGTCTCCATCGGAGCCAATGCCACTATTCTTTGTGGTATTACGATAGGGGCTTATGCCATGGTAGGCGCAGGAACCGTGGTGATTAGGGATGTACCGCCCTATGCCTTGGTAGTGGGCAATCCTGCTCGCCGGATCGGTTGGGTAAGCCGCGCCGGTCACCGCTTGTCGTTCGATGACAAGGGGATGGCCGTCTGTCCTGAAACGGGCGAACGATATAGAGAGGTCGAAGAAACGGGTACAATAGAACCGGTATCGGACTGA